Within Hydrogenophaga sp. PAMC20947, the genomic segment TGTGGTCGGTGCCGCGCATGCGGGCCGTATGGCGGGTGACCTCCACAGCGAGACCATCGGGCACGCTGCCGCCCTCGGCCTGTGTTTCCATTACCGAAAAATCGACTCGGAAACTGGCGCAGCACGCGCCGCAGGTGGTGCATGGGTTGCTCATGTGCGCGCGTTGCGTGGCGGCAAGTCGGGCAACCCGTAAGTCAACACCTTGAGTGATCGTTCGGGATCGACATCAGCGAAAGCGGGGGGGTTCTCGATCCGTTGCTCGAAGCCCAGTTCGGGCGCGACTTCGGCCATCAGTTTTCTCAGGAACCCTTCACCCAGTTCAGGTGCATTGAGGCACAACATGGCCTTGCCGCCGGGGCGCAGCAAATCGGGCAAGCGGTGCATCAGTTTGGCGTAGTCTTTGGTGGCAACGAAGCTGCCTTTCTGAAAACTCGGCGGGTCCACGATCACCAGGTGGTAGGGTCCGCTGCGGTTGATCCTGCCCCAGGTCTTGAAGATGTCGTGGGCCAGAAAACTGGCGCCGGCCTGCAGGCCATTGAGTGCGTGGTTGAGCTGACCCAGGCCCATGGCGCCCGCGCTCATGTCCACGTTGACCACGTGCTGGGCGCCGCCCTGCAGCGCGGCGATCGAGAAAGCGCAGGTGTAGGCAAAGAGGTTGAGTACCTTGGCTCCCTCGGTGTGTTCGCGCACCCATTGGCGTCCGTTGGCCATGTCGAGAAACAGCCCGTGGTTCTGACCTTTGAGCAGGTGCACACGGTAGCGCGCACCGTGCTCGGTCACGTCGTGGGGCTCGGGTACATTGCCCGCCATGAGCCGGGTTTCCACATGCCCGGTAGCCCGGCATTGGTAGACCCAGTTGAGCGAAATTCCTGCCGGCGCGATGGCTGCCCAGCGGGAGGCCAGGGTCTCGTGCACCAGCGCGAGTTCAGGTTCGCCCATGGGTTGAAAGCTGGTGAGCAACCAGACGGGCCCAAACCAGTCGAGTGCCCATTGTTCACACCCCGGGTGCAGGCCACCACGGCCATGAAAAATGCGTTGTGCATCAGAGGGCATTGCCATCTGGGCGATGGCGGTCAACAAGGCTTGCATGCGGTGTGGGGAGCGATCAGATGGGGTTGTGGCAAACGGCTTCGGCGTGGTTGCCGTCAGGGTCGATGACACAGGCGCCGCAGGAGTGAGGGTGGTCGATGGCGCGAAGGCCGGGAGGTCTGTCGCTCAGCCAGGTGTCAATCACGGGTGGCCGTTCTGTGGGGGTGCAAAGTCATGTGATCAAGCACGGAGGACTGTTTGTGCGCGCTGTTTGATTCGCCGCAGCAGCCGTTTCCGAATCAGGCCACTCACGGGCCTGATCAAGTACCAACAGGGGGTAAAGTTGCGTCGGCTGGCTTTGTCAGGGCACCCCACACGGGTGGTGGTGCTCAGTTTGACCTCACTGTTGGCAAGGGGTTCGGTCACAAAGTTGAGGAGCAGCTTCGGTGTGCCTTGCAAAGCGTCGAAATCGGTGGCGTTGCTCACACGGCGCAGGCCATGGCTGAGCTGCCAGAAACGGCCGGCCAGACCAAACGCCATTTCTGTCTTTCCAATGCGGCCCAGTTCGGTAAAGTCTTCAAAGCCAAAAGGGCGGGAGGGCAGCTGTTGCTGCCTTCTCACCAGGCTCAAGCCCCGCGCTGGAAATTCGCGCAGGGCAATGAAGCCGTTGACCAAAGGGTCGGTTTCGCGCACCACCGCTCGCGCGGCGTCCAGCAGTGCCCCAGGTGCGGCCCGAACCACTGTGCTGTGGTGCTCTTCAAACTGGTACTCAGGCAAGTACCGGTTCATGAGCACCATAGAGGGAAGGCTCAACCCAACTGCCCCAGCAAAAGGTACTCCATGAGTGCCTTTTGCGCATGCATGCGGTTTTGGCTTTGGCCGCTTCGCTCAACTTTGCTGTGCAAAGTGGGCCTGCGCCGAAACAGGATGCCCGCTTCGCGGTGGGTCGCCTGGCATTTCATGCCAACTGCCCCAGCAAAAGGTACTCCATGAGTGCCTTTTGCGCATGCATCCTGTTTTCTGCTTCGTCCCACACCACGCTTTGTGGTCCGTCGATCACTTCAGCGGTCACTTCTTCACCGCGGTGGGCGGGCAGGCAGTGCATGAACAGCGCCTCATTTTTGGCCGATGCCATCATGGCTTCGTCCACACACCATTTCGCAAAGGCCGTGCGGCGCACCTCGTTTTCAGCCTCGTAGCCCATGCTGGTCCACACATCGGTGGTGACCAGATCGGCGCCCTGGCAAGCCTCGCGCGGGTCCTTGAAGACTTTGTAGCAATCGCGGTTGGAAATGCCGGCGAGTACCGGGTCGACCTCGTAGCCACTGGGGGTACTCACGTGCACCGTGAAGCCCAGCATTTCTGCAGCCTGCAGCCAGGTGTTGGCCATGTTGTTGCCATCGCCCACCCAGGCCACGACTTTGCCCTTGATCGCATCCAGCGGCAGCCCGCTGGCGGCCGGGCGGTACTCGGTGAGGGTGAAGAGGTCGGTGAGGATCTGGCAGGGGTGGAACTCGTTGGTGAGGCCGTTGATCACGGGCACACGGGAGTGCGCAGCAAAGCGCTCCAGCTTGCTTTGTTCATAGGTGCGGATCATCACCAGATCGACCATGCGGCTGATTACCTTGGCGCTGTCTTCGATCGGCTCGGAGCGGCCCAGCTGGCTGTCGCCGGTGGTGAGGTGCACCACCGAGCCACCCAGCTGGTACATGCCGGCTTCAAAGCTCACGCGGGTGCGCGTGCTGGCTTTCTCGAAAATCAACGCCAGCGTGCGGTCGGGGTCGGCAAATGGCTGGTGCTTCTCAAAGGCCTTGAACTTCTGCTTGATGAAGGCGGCGCGCTGGAACAGGTAGCCGTATTCAGCGGCGTTCAGGTCCTTGAACTGCAGGTAATGTTTGAGTTTCATGCGGCGGCTCCTTCGGTCAGGAAATCAAGAATCAGGGGCACCAGAATGGCGATCACCTCGTCGGCTTCGGCGGCCGTCATGATGAGCGGCGGCACCAGGCGGATCACGGTGTCTGCCGTGACGCTGAGCAAAAGGCCCGCGTCGGCCGCGCGCTGGGCGATCACGCCGCAAGGGCGGTCGAGCTCAATGCCGATCATCAGGCCGTGGCCCCGCACCTGTTTCACGCCAGGCTTTTCCAGCAAGGCGGTGAGCAATCGGGTTTGCAGGTGGGTGCCAATGCGCTCGGCGTTGCCCAGCAAGTCGTCTTCTTCCATGATGCGAATGGTCTCGACACCAGCGCGCATCGACAGCGGATTGCCTCCAAACGTGGTGCCATGGCTGCCCGGCGCGAAGAGGTTGGCCGCTTTAGGGCCGGCCACCACGGCACCGATGGGCACGCCCGACCCCAGGCCTTTGGCCAGCGGCATCACATCGGGCGTGATACCGGCCCACTGGTGGGCAAACCATTTGCCGGTGCGGCCCATGCCGCACTGCACTTCGTCAATCATCAGCAGCCAGTCGTGCTGATCACACATGGCACGCACGCCCTGCATGTAGTCCACCGTCATCGGGGTCACGCCGCCTTCGCCCTGAATGGCTTCGAAGAACACGGCCACCACATTGGGGTTGCCCTCGGTGGCTTTTTGCAGCGCGGCGAGGTCGTTGACCGGCACACGGATGAAACCTTCGACCAGCGGGCCAAAGCCGGCCTGGATCTTGGGGTTGCCCGTGGCCGACAGGGTGGCGATGGAGCGGCCGTGGAAGGCTTTTTCGTAAACCACGATTTCCGGGCGCTCGATGCCCTTGTTGTGACCGTGCTTGCGCGCCAGCTTCAAAGCCGCCTCGTTGGCCTCCAGGCCCGTGCTGCAAAAGAACACGTTGGTCATACCCGAACGTTCGACCAGCATTTGCGCCAGGCGCTCCTGATCGGGTACATGGTAGTAATTGCAGCAGTGCATCATCTTGCCGATTTGCTCTTGCAGCGCGGGCACGAGCTTCGGGTGGGCGTGGCCCAGGGTGTTGACGGCGATGCCGGCCAGCGCATCCAGGTACACCTTGCCATTCACATCCCACACGCGGCAACCTCGGCCGTGCGACATGGCGATCGGCAAGCGACCGTAGGTGTTCATCACGTGGGGTGAGGCGGCGACAATGGCATCTGACATGCAGGAAGCTCCCAAAAAAGGTGGAACAAAAAACGGCTCAACATGGGTTGGGCCGTTGAAAGCCAATTTTAGAGGCCGAATGGTGGCCTATCCGTGTCGATTGCGCATCACAGCGTTGCGCGATACTCGGAAGGCAGATCCTGTGGGACTCGGGTTATCCCTGAGTTCAGGTCTTATATAAGATAGAATACCCCTCAGCCACCACAGCGGGTGATCCCTGTCTGTCCAGTGGCTTTTCACCCCTTGCCGGGCCCTCCATCCGAAGGCTACTCCGATGGTTTCACCCACCGCCAAACAAGTGTTCATTCAGGGGGTCACCCCCAATGGCCGCCCCTTTCGCCCCAGCGACTGGGCGGAGCGCTTGGCTGGGGTGATGAGCCAGTTTCGACCCGGCGGCGCACCCAAAGGCATGGCCTGCCACATTGCCTATTCACCCTGGTGTGTGCCCACGGTGATCAACGGCGTGAAGTGCGTGATCGTCCACACCGATATGCGCGACGAAGAGCCCATGGCCTGGGACTTCGTGATGGCTTTTGCCCACGACAACGGCCTGCAATTGGTTGAGGCCTGTCTGCTGCCCGATCCCCCGGCGCCCTGAGGACATTCTTCACGGTTGGCGCGTCTGAAGCACAGGGCTGCCTTGCCCGATGGGCTGACGGCTGTTAAAACTGAAGGCTTGTTAACTAACACTTCAGGAGTACATCTCATGTCCGTCGCCAAAATCATCGAAGTCATTTCCGGTAGCAAAAAGAGCTTCGACGATGCCATGAAGCAAGGCATTGCCCGGGTGAACGACAGCGTGTCGGAAGTCACCGGTGTCTGGATCAAAGACCAGCGTGCCGTGGTGTCCAAGGGCAAAGTGGTCGAGTACCGCGTGGTGATGAAGGTCACTTTCATCGTCAAGGCCTCGTCCGGCAAGAAGTGATGCTGCGGGCGGAGCGCTTGCTCTGTCAGGCCAGGTGAAAAGAATGCCGTCTCAGGACGGCTTTTTTGTGTCCGGGTGCTGGTGTGCGCTTTCGCGGCAGGGCGCCGTCCGCTATGCTGCGCGTCATTTCCAGCGTTTCAAAGGAGCACAACCCACATGGCCATGGACGAAGTCGACTATTGCTTGCGCGGAGACGACTTGCAGTTCGGCGAAATCGAGCTCGATCCGGGCGAGGCCAAGACAGCGCGGTTTGGTGGTGAGGTCCTGTTTTTTTTCGACACGCTGAAAGGGCCGGGTACGGGCTGGTTGCAGTCCTTGCCTGTTGCGCGCCTGGCCTCGCGCATTTTCGCCGTCGCGCCGCGCATGCAGGGCGGCGGAGACGCCAGGGGCGAGCAGGGCGTTTGACCAGCGGGATCGCTGGCGGTTTGCTGGGTGGCCTGATCGGCGGCGACCGGATCTGATTTTCGCGGAGCAGCCATGAAAAAACCGCCGGGTCTTGCGACACGGCGGTGTTCCATTTTTTTGCTGGCAGCGCACCGTTTTCAAACGGCGGACCTGAACAGGTCCGGGCTGTGGGGTTGGCCGAAGCCCACCCCGTGAATGTCTTAGGCGGCGGCGGTGGCCAGCGCTTTGACTTTGGTCGACAGGCGGCTCTTATCGCGAGCAGCCTTGTTTTTGTGGAAGATGCCTTTGTCGGCAACGATGTCCACAACTTTTTGCATCTTGGCAAACAGTTCGGCAGCCTTGTCTTTGTCGCCGGCCAGAACAGCCTTCTCGACGTTCTTGACTGCGGTACGGTATTTGGAACGCAGCGAGGTGTTCGCAGCGTTGATCTTGACGTCCTGGCGGACGCGTTTACGGCCTGATGCCAGGCGGGGGTTCTTTTTCTTGGGCTTGGTTGCCATGATGAATATCCTTCAGTTGTTTGGAGATGTTGCCAGCAAAGCCGAAGATTCTAGCACGGCAGTCCTGAATCGCCGGTTTTGGCCCCCGCCCTTGGGTACACTGCCCGGGTGTCACTGCTCAAATCCGCTTCTCTCGTCTCTCTGCTGACCCTGGCTTCGCGCATCACGGGTCTGGTGCGGGAGTTGCTCATGGCGTCGGCTTTTGGCGCCAGTGCCTTGACCGACGCCTTCAATGTGGCGTTTCGCATTCCCAACCTCTTGCGCCGCCTGTTCGCCGAGGGCGCTTTCAGTCAGGCGTTTGTGCCGGTGTTGGCGGGCATGCGTGCCACCGACGGCGACGACGCCACCCGCACGCTGGTGAACCAGATCGGGACCGTGCTGGCCTGGGCCCTGACCATGACCTGTGTGATCGGCGTGGCGGGTGCGCCCCTGCTGGTGTGGGCCATGGCGAGCGGCCTGCAGCAGAACCCGCAAGGCTTCGAGTCGGCCGTGTTCATGACGCGCTGGATGTTCCCCTACATCGGCTTCATGTCCATGGTGGCCTTGTCGGCCGGCATCCTGAATACCTGGAGGCACTTCGCCGTGCCCGCGGCCACACCGGTGCTGCTCAACCTGTGCATGATTTCTGCCGCCTACTGGGGTGCGCCCTGGTTCAAGTCCATGGGCATTGAGCCCATTTATGCGATGGCCGGCGGCGTGATGCTGGGCGGCGCGCTGCAGCTGGGTGTCCAGATACCGGCCTTGCTGAGCATCGGCATGCTGCCCCGCATCAGCTGGCGCTGGTCTTCGCTCATGACCGCCTGGAACCACCCAGGCACACGGCGCGTGACCACGTTGATGCTGCCGGCTGTGCTGGGGGTGAGCGTGGCGCAAATTTCGCTGCTGATCAATACCCAAATTGCCTCGCACCTGGTGAGCGGCAGTGTGAGCTGGCTCACCTATGCCGATCGCCTGATGGAATTCCCCACCGCCATGCTGGGCGTGGCTCTGGGCGTGGTGTTGCTGCCCCAGCTGGCGGCTGCACGCGCCGCCGATGATGGCGTGCGCTACAGCCAGTTGCTCGACTGGGGTTTGCGCCTCGTGGTGTTGTTGGCCGTGCCCAGCGCCGTGGCCTTGTTGACCTTTGCCCAGCCGTTGGTCACGGTGATGTACCACTACGGCGCTTTTTCCGAAGCCGATGTGAATCAGACTTCGGTGGCATTGATGGGCTACGGGGCGGGCTTGCTGGGGCTGGTGGCCATCAAGGTGCTGGCGCCCGGTTTCTATGCTCGCCAGGACATTCGAACCCCCGTGAAGATTGCCATCGTGGTGCTGGTGCTTACCCAGTGTCTGAATTTGCTGTTTGTCCCCCGTTTGGCCCATGCTGGTCTGGCGCTGGCCATCGGCATTGGTGCGATGGTCAATGCGTTGTGGTTGCTGGTGGGGCTGATCCGGCGGGGGGCCTATACCCCTTCGCCGGGCTGGTGGCGCTTTGCGCTTCAGGTGCTTGCAGCCAGCGCTTTGATGGCGGTGGCCCTGCTGTGGGCAGCGTCCGCCATCAACTGGATTCACTATGAAGGTGGCCGCTGGTTGCGGGTGCTGTGGCTCGCTGGCAGCGTGATCGGTGCGGCTGCGATTTACTTCGGTGTGCTGGCTGTGTCGGGCGTGAAGCTGCGCCAATTGCTGAAGCGCTGACTGGGTCGTCAATCCGTCGGCAGCCGCAACATGGCGTCTGACGGTACCATTGTCCGGAACACCACTATGACTGTTCCTGCGCCATGTCCTCTGCTCTCGATTTCCTCAACCCGACACCACTGGGCTATTTCGCCTCGTTGGTGAAGGAGGACGAGGGCCTGCCTCTGCTGGAAGCGGCGGCGGCCATTGCCCAGGACGAATACCCCGATCTGGACGTGCAGGAAGTGCTGGGCGACGTGGACCAGCTGCTGGCCCGCGTGCGCCGCCGGTGCACTCACCACGTTGAGCCTTTGGAGCGTTTGCGCACGCTCAACCAGTTCTTCTTCCAGGACCTGGGCTTTGGTGGCAACGTCAACAACTACTACGACCCCGACAACAGTTACCTGAACGTGTTGCTGCGCACGCGCAGGGGGATTCCCATCTCTCTGGCCGTGATCTGGCTGGAACTGGCGCAGGGCTTGGGATTGCGGGCCCGAGGCGTGGGTTTTCCGGGGCATTTCATGGTCAAGGTGAACCTGCCTGACGGACAAGTGGTGATCGATCCGTTCACGGGGCAATCCCTCAGCCGCGAAGACCTCTCTGAGCGGCTGGAGCCCTACAGGCGCCGCCATGGGCTGGTCGATGACTTCGATGTGCCAGTGGGGCTGTACCTTCAGGGAACGCCCTCGCGGGACATCCTGGCACGGATCCTGCGCAATCTGAAAGAAATTCACCTGTCGCAGAAAGACTGGTTGCGGCTCATCGCCGTGCAAGACCGCTTGTTGATCCTGTTGCCCGATGCCTGGAGCGAATACCGCGACCGTGGGCTGGCCTGGGCGGAGATGGGTGATGCGCGACTGGCGGTGGTCGATCTGGAGATGTACATCGCGCAGACCGGCGATGCGCTCGATCGCGACGCCATGGAGCGGCGCATCTGTGAATTGCGCCGGGAGCCCAGTTGAAGCACCGCGTATTGCTCGCGGGGGCCACGGGTCTGGTGGGTCAATCGGTGCTGCAGCAGGCCCTGGACCACCCGGCCATCGGGCAGGTGGTGGCCCCGACCCGGCGCCCCTTGCCGGCACACCCCAAATTGCTCAACCCGGTGGTGGATTTTGAAGCCCTGCCGGACGACGCAGCCTGGTGGGCCGTGGATGCGGTGATCTGTACGCTGGGTACCACCATCAAGAAGGCGGGATCGCAGGCTGCGTTTTACCGGGTGGACCACGACCACCCCTTGCGGGTGGCCGAGCTGGCGCGGCGGCATGGTGCGCGGGCTTATGCGCTGAACTCGGCGCTGGGTGCCGATGCGGCGTCCCGGGTGTTTTATTCCCGCACCAAAGGCGAGCTGGAGCGCGACCTGCAATTGCTGGGCTTCCCGTCCTTGACCTTTGTACGGCCAGGCCTCATTGGGGGAGAGCGGGGGGAATCGCGTCCGGCCGAGCAAATAGGCGTCAAGCTGTCGCAGTGGCTGCGGCCCTTGTTGCCCGCGCGTTACCGGGTTGTGCCTGCCGAGCGCATCGCTTTTTGCTTGCTGCAGGCCGCCTTGGCGGAAGGGCAGGGCCTGCATGTGATCCTGTCCGACGCGATTCTCTAGGCCACGTGATCAAATCTTAGGCGGCACCACTGGGCGTGCCCTGCCTGCCCATCTGGTGCCAGGTGCGGCGCAACTGCGTGTCTGAGCTGAAGCCGGCCATTTGCGCGGCCTGGGTCACGTTGTGGCCTGAGCGCAGCGCGGCTTCGGCCACGTCGAGGCGGATGCGGCGCAGGTATTGCAGCGGCGCAATGGCCCCGTGGGTGAGGAACAGCCGGGTGAGGTGGCGCGGCGAGGTGCACGCCACCTCGGCCATGCGGGCCACCGACCAGTCGGCTTGAGGCTGCTGGCCTACCGCGTCTTGCACGCGGTGCAGGGCTGGGTGCAGGTGGTTGCGGTGGCTGAGAAAAGGCGAGAGTTCGGGGTCGTTGGGGCCGCGCCGCAAGGCAACCACCATGGCCTGCGCCACCTGGGCCGCCAGCGCGGGGCCGCAGATGGAGGCGATGCGGTGCAGAAACAGGTCAACGCCGGTGGTCACCCCCGCGCTGCTGGAAATGGCACCATCCATCACAAAAACCCGGTTTTCCACCACGTCGCAACGTGGCGCGGCGCGGCGCAGCTCGTCCAGGTGGTGGTGGTGCGTGGTCGCGCGGTGGCCGTGCAGCAAGCCCGCATGCGCGGCGATCACGGCGCCGGCGCACACGGTGATCAGCTCCAGCGCGCCCTCGCGAAGGCGCAGTCCCCGAAGCCAGTGCAGCAGTGTTTGCGTCTCTTGGGTGTCCACCGCAATGGTGGCGCCCGGCTGCCCCACCAGCACCACCCAGCTGCGCTCGGACAGGCGTTCGGGCAGCGGCGCCAAGGCGCTGATGGTGGCGCCCACCGAGCTGCGGGTGTCGGGTTGTGGTCCGATGAAGTGCAGGGCAAATGCGTCGGGCTGACCAGCCTCGCGCAAGCGCTGGTTGGCCATGCGCAAAGCTTCGGCGGGGCCGGCCCAGTCGAGGATCAGGCTGCCTGTCAGCAGAACAAAGTGGACATGAATAGGCCCCGAAGCGAGCGGGCTCAGGCTGCGCGCGTCCATTGGAACTCCATTTGATGGGCCGTTCGCCGTGCCAGCGTTTCACTTGCAAGGCGGGCCACGAGGTGCAGGCATCATGTCGATGCCGGCGCTGATGCCGCCCGAGGTGACTATCCGCCCCTGATCGACCCAGCGCACGCCACTGCGCACATCCAGCGGTGGGAACTGACGGGTCAGGTCGGCGAGGTCTTCCCAGTGCGTGGTCACCGGGCCGCTTTGCAGCACGCCGCTGGCAGCCAGCAAAAATGCCCCGGTGCACACCGACGCGGTGATCTGGGTGTTGGGGTGAGCGCCGGCGATCCAGGCCAGGGATTCGGGGCACTGCATGGCCTGGTCCACTACCCCTCCGGGCACGATCAACAGGTCTGCCACAGGCGCATCTGCAAAGTTGTGGCTGGGCAGCACCCCCATACCGGCCCGGGTCTGAATGGGTTGGTGTGTGCGGGCCACACAGCTCACCTCAAACAGGGGTGGTGCTTGCGGCGCGTTGCGCTGCTGCATGCGGTGGTGAACACCTCAAAAGGTCCCGCCAGATCCAGCGCCTCCACGCCGTCAAACACCAGGATCGCCACTTGCAGGCTGCGGGTGGGCGCGCTCATGGCTGAGACTTCAGGGCTTGCTCCACGCTGCAGATGCGGGCGAATCGGTCTTGCAGCACGGTGGCGGTCCGGTCTTTGATGTCTTGTGCGCTGAGGGGGCGGCCGTCGGGCTGCTGCATGTCAAAGGTGAGCGTGGCGTCGATCACGTAGTCCACCGTCCAGCCCAGGTCCGACGCATGGCGCGTGGTGGTTTCGCAGCATTGTTCGGTGCGGATACCGCTGACGATGAGGCGTTGAATGCCGTGCTGGGTGAGCCACACGTCCAGCCCCGTGCCCACCAAGGCGCTGTGGCGCGACTTCTGAAAGGTGGCTGCCGGCTGGAAATCGGCCAGTCCGTCGATGGGGCGCACATGGCCGGAGGCGAGCGCAAAGGGGTTGCTGGCGTCAGCGGGACCGTCTGTGTGGAAGATGCGAACGATGGGTATGCCAGCAGCCTGCGCCCCATGAATCAGGGCGTTTTGCGCCGCCAGATAAGCGCCCATGTCGCGGTCGGTGGAGTAAGGGCGGTGCTGGAAGGACGCTTGAGCATCGATCACCAAAAGACATGTGTTCATGGAGGAGCTTTCAGAATCTGAGTGGTTGAAAGCCCTATTTTTATGAATGCTGGGGCTTTCATCCATCTCTGAAAAGACCGGTATCGATCATTTCAGGACATCATCTCGCAAATGTATGCTGAACACAATCTGATCAGATATCAGAGAAGCTCAGCTGGGCAGGCGGGTCATTTGGGCGCGCACGGCCAGCCCTGCCAGAGCCAGTGCGCTGAACACCACACCCGCCATGAAAGTGGTGGGCGCGCCAAACTGGTCCCACAACCAGCCTGCCAGGCCGCTGGCCAGCAGCATGGCCACGCCGCAGACCAGGTTGAACATGCCAAAGGCGGTGCCGCGCAGGTCGGGCGGGGCGGCGTTGGCGATCATGGTGGCGAGCAGGCCCTGGGTGAGCGCCATGTGCAGGCCCCACAGGCCCACACCCAGCCAGAACACCAGGCCACTGTTGTGCCAGGCCAGCAGGCCATCGGCCACGATCAACACCGACATGCCGGCCATGAGCAAGCGCGTGTGGCTGACCGAGTCCGACAGCTTGCCCAGCGGGTAGGCGCCCGCAGAAAACACCAGGTTCAACACGATCAACACCAGCGGTATGGCGGCCAGCGGCAGGCCGCCTTGCTGGGCGCGCAGCACCAGAAAGGCCTCGCTGAAACGGGCCAGGGTGAACACCGCACCGATGGCCACGACACCCCAATAGGTGGCGCTCAGGCGCTTGAGGTTGGCGCGACTGATGGGATTGGTTCTGGCTGTGCCAGGCGGCCGCTCGGGCTCTTTCACGCCCCACACCAGCAGCAACACGCAGAGCAGTGCCGGCACAGTGGCGGCCCAGAATACGGCGCGAAAGTCGTTGGCCCAGAGCAGCATCAGGCCCATGGCGAACAGGGGCCCGATGAAGGCGCCTGCGGTGTCGAGCGACTGGCGCAGGCCGAAGGCGGCACCCCGCATCTCGGGCGGCGCAATATCGGCCACCAGCGCGTCGCGGGGCGCACCCCGGATGCCCTTGCCCACGCGGTCGAGCAGGCGCGCGGTCACGATCAGGCCCATGCCGCTGGACAGCGCAAACAGGGGTTTGGACAAGGCGCCCAGGCCGTAGCCCATGATGGCCAGCGGCTTGCGCTTGCCCCACCAGTCGCTCAGGGCGCCAGAAAATACCTTGACGATGAGGGCGGTGGCCTCGGCCGCGCCTTCGAGCAGTCCGATGGTGAGCATGCTGGCGCCGAGCACCGTGGCCATGAAAACCGGCAGCAGGCTGTGGATGGCCTCGGACGACACGTCCATCAGCAAGCTGACAAAGCCCAGCGCCCAGATGCTGCGCGGAAGATGGCGCGTTGGCTGTGGCGCGCCGTTCATGGGTTGCCTTTGGCTCGGGAGACTCAGGCGACGACCACGGCTTCGCCCGTGCCGCGCTCGGCGATCACGCCGATTTCAAACACGGTCTCACCCAGATCGCGCATCGTGGCAGCGGTTGCAGCGGCTTCGTCGGCCGCCACCACCACCACCATGCCGATGCCGTTG encodes:
- a CDS encoding helix-turn-helix domain-containing protein yields the protein MDARSLSPLASGPIHVHFVLLTGSLILDWAGPAEALRMANQRLREAGQPDAFALHFIGPQPDTRSSVGATISALAPLPERLSERSWVVLVGQPGATIAVDTQETQTLLHWLRGLRLREGALELITVCAGAVIAAHAGLLHGHRATTHHHHLDELRRAAPRCDVVENRVFVMDGAISSSAGVTTGVDLFLHRIASICGPALAAQVAQAMVVALRRGPNDPELSPFLSHRNHLHPALHRVQDAVGQQPQADWSVARMAEVACTSPRHLTRLFLTHGAIAPLQYLRRIRLDVAEAALRSGHNVTQAAQMAGFSSDTQLRRTWHQMGRQGTPSGAA
- a CDS encoding isochorismatase family protein, with the protein product MNTCLLVIDAQASFQHRPYSTDRDMGAYLAAQNALIHGAQAAGIPIVRIFHTDGPADASNPFALASGHVRPIDGLADFQPAATFQKSRHSALVGTGLDVWLTQHGIQRLIVSGIRTEQCCETTTRHASDLGWTVDYVIDATLTFDMQQPDGRPLSAQDIKDRTATVLQDRFARICSVEQALKSQP
- a CDS encoding MFS transporter gives rise to the protein MNGAPQPTRHLPRSIWALGFVSLLMDVSSEAIHSLLPVFMATVLGASMLTIGLLEGAAEATALIVKVFSGALSDWWGKRKPLAIMGYGLGALSKPLFALSSGMGLIVTARLLDRVGKGIRGAPRDALVADIAPPEMRGAAFGLRQSLDTAGAFIGPLFAMGLMLLWANDFRAVFWAATVPALLCVLLLVWGVKEPERPPGTARTNPISRANLKRLSATYWGVVAIGAVFTLARFSEAFLVLRAQQGGLPLAAIPLVLIVLNLVFSAGAYPLGKLSDSVSHTRLLMAGMSVLIVADGLLAWHNSGLVFWLGVGLWGLHMALTQGLLATMIANAAPPDLRGTAFGMFNLVCGVAMLLASGLAGWLWDQFGAPTTFMAGVVFSALALAGLAVRAQMTRLPS